From Struthio camelus isolate bStrCam1 chromosome 7, bStrCam1.hap1, whole genome shotgun sequence, a single genomic window includes:
- the LRRC18 gene encoding leucine-rich repeat-containing protein 18 isoform X2 — protein MAKGKAKGQKGKRITLKAAKNSIRITFDGRRRLDLSKMGITTFPKCILKLADVDELDLSRNMLKKIPDSIQKFQKLRWLDLHSNQLEELPEAIGMLQNLVYLNVSNNKLTTKNLPVELNLLKNLRTLNLGLNRLDNIPTTLGALKELKEEEASIFQSPLLQIPRECLSLQGHANHRTL, from the exons ATGGCGAAGGGGAAAGCAAAAGgccaaaaagggaaaaggatcaCCTTGAAAGCTGCCAAAAATTCCATCAGGATCACTTTTGATGGAAGGCGCCGTCTTGACTTAAGCAAGATGGGGATCACCACCTTTCCCAAATGCATTCTGAAACTGGCTGATGTTGATGAACTTGATCTGAGCAGAAACATGTTAAAAAAGATCCCAGACAGCATACAGAAGTTCCAGAAACTGCGCTGGCTGGACCTGCACAGTAACCAGCTTGAGGAGCTGCCCGAGGCAATAGGCATGCTCCAGAACCTCGTCTATCTGAACGTAAGCAACAACAAGTTGACCACCAAAAACCTGCCAGTGGAACTGAACCTCCTCAAGAACCTGCGCACTCTAAACCTTGGCTTGAACCGCCTTGACAACATCCCCACCACCCTTGGGGCCCTGAAGGAACTTAAGGAG GAGGAAGCTAGCATTTTTCAGTCACCTCTCCTGCAGATCCCACGGGAATGCCTGTCTCTGCAGGGACACGCCAACCACAGAACTCTCTGA
- the LRRC18 gene encoding leucine-rich repeat-containing protein 18 isoform X1, giving the protein MAKGKAKGQKGKRITLKAAKNSIRITFDGRRRLDLSKMGITTFPKCILKLADVDELDLSRNMLKKIPDSIQKFQKLRWLDLHSNQLEELPEAIGMLQNLVYLNVSNNKLTTKNLPVELNLLKNLRTLNLGLNRLDNIPTTLGALKELKEVSLFDNFLTAIPTSVTKLPKLKKLNVKRNPFPDPTQEEHVDSIKRIETLYLVQEKDLCCSCLKMCQDERDKLNKLKNMIPSSSKKPNFPSLLTPNSTAKDNQEQWR; this is encoded by the coding sequence ATGGCGAAGGGGAAAGCAAAAGgccaaaaagggaaaaggatcaCCTTGAAAGCTGCCAAAAATTCCATCAGGATCACTTTTGATGGAAGGCGCCGTCTTGACTTAAGCAAGATGGGGATCACCACCTTTCCCAAATGCATTCTGAAACTGGCTGATGTTGATGAACTTGATCTGAGCAGAAACATGTTAAAAAAGATCCCAGACAGCATACAGAAGTTCCAGAAACTGCGCTGGCTGGACCTGCACAGTAACCAGCTTGAGGAGCTGCCCGAGGCAATAGGCATGCTCCAGAACCTCGTCTATCTGAACGTAAGCAACAACAAGTTGACCACCAAAAACCTGCCAGTGGAACTGAACCTCCTCAAGAACCTGCGCACTCTAAACCTTGGCTTGAACCGCCTTGACAACATCCCCACCACCCTTGGGGCCCTGAAGGAACTTAAGGAGGTAAGTCTCTTTGACAACTTCTTGACTGCCATCCCAACCAGTGTGACAAAGCTCCCCAAACTCAAGAAACTGAATGTGAAGCGAAACCCTTTTCCTGATCCTACACAAGAAGAGCATGTTGACTCCATAAAACGCATAGAAACTCTTTACTTAGTGCAAGAGAAAGACCTGTGCTGTTCCTGCCTGAAGATGTGTCAGGATGAAAGGGACAAGCTGAACAAGTTAAAGAACATGATACCCAGCTCCTCAAAGAAGCCgaatttcccttccctccttacGCCCAATTCCACTGCAAAGGATAACCAAGAACAATGGAGATAA